AGGGGTCAGCCTCACATCGTCGAACCACGCCTTTCCCACGCATGTGCTCCCCCAGAAACCGAGCCTCAGGGCTATCTCAAGGTATGGCTCGTCGGTCGTGAAGACGATGGTCGAGATCTCCTTCCATCCGGTCGTCCCCTTCACGTCCTCCGACTTGACGAACGTGCCGTAGATACCTATGTTCGCCCCCACATCACCTCCTTTCTCCGCAACTCTGACATCCTCGGTCCTGACCCATGCTGAGAGGCGGTAGACCGAGTGAGGTTTCAGCTTCACCCTCTGGATCAGCCTCGCATCGTTCCTTTCGGGACAGCGGATGAAGGCGGAGAACCTTCCCGAGCGAGCTTCTTTTGAAACTCCGAAGCTCGCCCCCTCCCCCCAGGCATCGCCCCTCCAGCCTATGGGGAGGCCATCGCCGCCGACCTCCTCAAAGCCCGGGTTTTGAAGGGTATTCAGAACGATGGCTGAACACAGGAACAACCACATCCTATCTCAAGCTATCAGGGATTGCAACTCGTTTATCCTTTGGGCGACCGGGATGCCATATGGACAGAACTCCTCACAAATCCCACATCTATCACACATCTCCGCCCTCCGCCAGGGAGGGATAGATCTGTAAACCTCCCATGCACGATCAGGCTCCTCGTAAGTGGTGAGGTAAAGCTCAGCTCGCATCAGCTCCCGTATCTGTATCCCCTTCGGGCATACCTCCTCACACAGGCCGCACATCTGGCAGAACTCCCCTCTCATCTCCGAGGCGAAGATCTCCAGCCCCTTCCTCTCAGCCGAGCTGAGCTTCATCCCTGATGCGAGAACGGCGTCCTGAAACTGCTCGAAGTTCCGACATGCCACCACAACGGCGGATACCCCTTCTATCGAGAGGATGTATTTAACTATCGCCCGGGCTATATCCTGGGTGTTTGGGAGGAACTTCTTCAGCTGTTCCATCAGCTTCCGGTTGGATTCCCACTTCTTCGGCCCTCCGACCATTGTCTTCATGGCGATCACACCGACTCCTTTCTCCTTACAGTATGCGCACAGCTTCTTAACCTCCTCTCCTGAGAGGGGGTTGATCATGATTTGAATAGCGTCCAGAACCCCTTTATCGACGATTCTCCTCACGTTTTTAGGGCTCTCGTGCAGGGAGGCGGAGAGGAACTTCACCAGGCCCTCCTTTTTGAGCTGTTGGAAAGCTTCAACCGCTTCGTCGCTGTAACGGATATGCATCTTGTAGAAATCCACGTAGTCATAGCCGAGCCTTCGCATGTTGTTTTTGAATTTTCTCAATAGTTCTTCCTTTGGCTTGTTGTCCAGGCAGAACTCTACCATCACCGACTTTCTAACCTTATGCTTCCTGATCAAGTTTGAAAGCTCACGACCTCCTGCTTTATGCCAATAGTTGACACCTATCCTTATCGCTTTATCTATCACCGGCGGAGGAAACGTCTCGTTACCAGCTATGACCGAGATATACTGATTTGTGCGACCGAAGAGTCGGTAGCGCATCCCCGTCGTCCCTTTTATCTCGTAGGCTTTACCTTTAGGTTCCTCGGCGAGGAGGGGTAATCCGAAACCAACGCTCATCGCCATGCCGACGCTCGTCTTTAAAAATTCCCTTCTGGTGATATTATCCTTCATCTTTTACCCCTTTATGGCGGGTGTTGTAACACTTAGACGGGCAGGTGGTCTTGAATATCCCACCTGCCCTTAATTACTCTTACTTTAACCTCGCTTACCTTCTTTTCAACCTCCCCCAGGTCAGGGCGAGCTTTCCGGAGGGCTGAACAGGGGCTACATTGTGCCTGGGGTTCTCCATGTCGGCCTTAATCTCCTCCTTCGAGAGAGCACGGCTGTATATCTTCACCTCGTCGATCAGTCCCCAGAGGAACCGGCTTGTTCCCCCTCTCGAGCCTATGAAGAGGTCTCCCGACCCCTTCTCCAGCTTGCCCGCACACTCCCTCTCTCCGACCATATCGCCATCTATGTAGGTTCGGATCACCTTCCCGTCCCAAGTTCCGGCCACGAAATGCCACTTGCCGTCCTTGACGTTCCCGACCGCCCCCTCATCGTCGCAGTGATCGGGAAGATCGTTCGCTTGAAACAGCACCGCTCCGTCATAGACCGGTATCAGGTTGTATTCCCCAGCTTGCCATGCCGGTTCTTTTTCAACGGCGCTCTGTCTATCGTTCGGCCCGCCCGTTATCTTCACCCAGCAGCTTATTGTGATGGCGGTTGTGAGCTGAAGGGATGGATGGTTCTTCACAACCAGATAATCGTCCGTCCCATCCAGCTCCACGGCTTTTCCGAACTTCCCTTCTGAGATCTTCACATCCCCCTTCATCTCGGCGTCGTTTCCGTAGCTTGAAAGATCGATGACCGTCTTGCCTTTCACCTCGTCAAAGGAGAGGTAAAGGACGAGGTCCTTGGGGGGTTTGGCCTCAACTCCTGGGTACAGCACCGCTCCCAAGAGGAGGGCCGCTACCAGATATCGTATTAGCTTCACCTCAGTTACACCTCCTTATCTCGTTTTTATCTCCCCCCAGGTTACGGCGAGGGCGAACTTTGGGCTCACGTCCGCTCCCACCGTCCTGTCGGATATCCCCGGCCCTGACAGCTTCACCCAGTCCACCGTGTAGGTAGCGTTTCCGTAGAAGTTGTCAAAGCCGTCAGGGGTTATGTAGAAGACCCTTTTGGTATACCCTTATCGTTCCGATTTCCGCTGAGAACCTCTTTGCCGTCTATGAACATCTCGTATTCGTTCTTTGTCACCTCGATCTTAAAGGTGTGGAATCCCTTATCCAGCGGGAGGTTAGATGCTCTTTTGCCGTCCTCCCCCCTGGGCTGGACAGATTTGCCACCTCCTTCTACGAAAAACATCGTCCCGACGTTCTTCATAGTGTTAATTATCGAATTGTTATGCGATTCGCCCGGGAAATCCTGGAAGAATCCGAGCCAGCCGTCATCCGGGTTGGCATTGAGGTCTATCCTGACTTCAGCGGTTATGGGCTCGCCCTTCCCTATCGGCTCCCTGTAGAAGAGGAAGATGCTGTCCGGGACATCGAACGATGACAGCACAAGGGTTCCATCCCTGATCTCAGCTTTCGCTTTCCCTGTGGTCTTCACCTACCATATATCCTCCGCCAGCCTCGGGGCTTTAAAATCATCA
This window of the Candidatus Poribacteria bacterium genome carries:
- a CDS encoding LamG domain-containing protein translates to MKLIRYLVAALLLGAVLYPGVEAKPPKDLVLYLSFDEVKGKTVIDLSSYGNDAEMKGDVKISEGKFGKAVELDGTDDYLVVKNHPSLQLTTAITISCWVKITGGPNDRQSAVEKEPAWQAGEYNLIPVYDGAVLFQANDLPDHCDDEGAVGNVKDGKWHFVAGTWDGKVIRTYIDGDMVGERECAGKLEKGSGDLFIGSRGGTSRFLWGLIDEVKIYSRALSKEEIKADMENPRHNVAPVQPSGKLALTWGRLKRR
- a CDS encoding aldo/keto reductase, encoding MKDNITRREFLKTSVGMAMSVGFGLPLLAEEPKGKAYEIKGTTGMRYRLFGRTNQYISVIAGNETFPPPVIDKAIRIGVNYWHKAGGRELSNLIRKHKVRKSVMVEFCLDNKPKEELLRKFKNNMRRLGYDYVDFYKMHIRYSDEAVEAFQQLKKEGLVKFLSASLHESPKNVRRIVDKGVLDAIQIMINPLSGEEVKKLCAYCKEKGVGVIAMKTMVGGPKKWESNRKLMEQLKKFLPNTQDIARAIVKYILSIEGVSAVVVACRNFEQFQDAVLASGMKLSSAERKGLEIFASEMRGEFCQMCGLCEEVCPKGIQIRELMRAELYLTTYEEPDRAWEVYRSIPPWRRAEMCDRCGICEEFCPYGIPVAQRINELQSLIA